One region of Spirochaetota bacterium genomic DNA includes:
- a CDS encoding 4Fe-4S binding protein, producing MLFKVTTRLRAAIMTLVFIVFAIILDYSGLKCALKMPSPLCSLTRPFLFIKSGNLDIPLKFIIALSTIGILSLIGNKLFCGWVCPIGAIQEMMNLIPFSGKRIKIPFLWMNLVRVTLFVSFIPILFVLGRVIYFNPFAPIRLGFTADFWTIYSWVFLIIIVIISFFIYRPYCYFICPIGLITWLLERISPIKIRYHKEICSECKTCITHTNCPTVESIINEKRIRPDCHSCGKCIEVCPNNALKFNFK from the coding sequence ATGCTTTTCAAGGTCACCACTAGATTGCGCGCAGCGATAATGACGCTTGTATTTATTGTTTTTGCTATTATTCTGGATTACAGTGGACTGAAGTGCGCGTTAAAGATGCCAAGCCCCTTATGCTCATTAACTAGGCCATTTCTATTTATTAAGAGTGGCAATCTCGATATCCCACTAAAATTTATTATAGCGCTCTCAACCATAGGCATCTTAAGCCTTATTGGGAATAAACTTTTCTGCGGTTGGGTTTGCCCTATTGGCGCGATTCAGGAGATGATGAATCTTATCCCTTTTTCAGGCAAAAGGATTAAAATCCCATTCTTATGGATGAATCTGGTGAGAGTTACTCTCTTTGTATCCTTTATTCCCATTCTATTTGTTCTTGGTAGAGTGATATATTTTAATCCCTTTGCCCCTATTAGATTGGGTTTCACAGCCGATTTCTGGACAATTTACAGCTGGGTTTTCCTGATTATTATAGTAATAATATCGTTCTTTATCTACAGGCCATATTGCTACTTTATTTGTCCCATAGGACTTATTACCTGGCTCTTGGAACGAATATCACCAATTAAAATTCGTTATCATAAGGAGATTTGCAGCGAATGTAAAACATGTATTACTCATACAAATTGCCCTACTGTAGAATCAATTATTAATGAAAAGCGCATCAGGCCAGACTGTCATAGCTGTGGCAAATGCATTGAGGTGTGTCCTAATAATGCATTGAAATTTAACTTTAAATAA
- a CDS encoding HyaD/HybD family hydrogenase maturation endopeptidase, with translation MQSTLIIGIGNILQSDEGIGVHIVNHILESGIKLPEEVEVIDGGTSGFDLLPYMKGRDKIIIIDALRTDDVPGSIYRFSPDYALESHTSLSLHEVGIMQVIKMLYFMGENPKIEIIGIVPEDINTLNINISPAVRESIPKAVELILNAAAN, from the coding sequence ATGCAGAGCACATTGATCATAGGAATAGGGAACATTTTGCAAAGCGATGAGGGTATAGGTGTTCATATAGTAAACCATATACTCGAATCGGGCATCAAACTTCCTGAGGAAGTTGAGGTAATCGACGGCGGAACGTCTGGGTTCGATCTGCTTCCATATATGAAAGGGCGTGATAAAATAATTATCATTGATGCCCTAAGGACAGATGATGTCCCAGGAAGCATATACAGATTCTCTCCTGATTACGCATTGGAATCCCATACATCCCTTTCCCTACATGAAGTAGGTATTATGCAAGTAATCAAGATGCTATATTTTATGGGAGAGAATCCAAAAATTGAAATTATTGGTATTGTCCCTGAAGACATAAACACATTAAATATTAACATTAGTCCTGCTGTAAGGGAATCGATACCCAAAGCTGTGGAACTAATACTTAATGCAGCAGCTAATTAA
- a CDS encoding cytochrome c3 family protein yields MNMKIFIIILTSFYLLMLPFKLLKQEVISLVTGSTDIVTISKAIKNNRMTPVQMPHIIHEKADIKCVVCHHKEDNDDRIKICSKCHKGKESEDILHDLCINCHKELKKGPIECTACHRDNK; encoded by the coding sequence ATGAACATGAAAATATTTATTATTATTCTAACCTCTTTTTACTTATTAATGCTTCCTTTTAAATTATTAAAGCAGGAAGTTATATCACTCGTTACTGGTTCTACTGACATTGTTACAATCTCAAAAGCAATCAAAAACAACAGGATGACTCCTGTTCAAATGCCACATATCATTCATGAAAAGGCTGACATTAAATGTGTTGTATGCCATCATAAAGAAGACAATGACGACAGGATCAAGATCTGCTCAAAGTGTCATAAGGGTAAAGAATCCGAAGACATACTACATGACCTATGTATCAACTGTCATAAGGAATTGAAAAAAGGACCAATAGAATGCACTGCCTGTCATAGGGATAATAAATAA
- a CDS encoding nickel-dependent hydrogenase large subunit: MAKILIDPISRIEGHLAIEIDVRGGKVVDAKCLGNMFRGYEMILKGRNPVDAMQITQRICGVCPISHGIASVKNLDSAFGIIPNKNGRLLRNLTLAANYLQSHILHFYHLAALDFVDITALLSYEGSDKKLNSLKAWAKMELETKKGKPDEMTAVAPFLPRFEHDTYIKDQELNMTAIAHYVEALDLRMKAHQMVTIWGGKVPHTMALVPGGMTQVPTKDKIKQYGKILDEVEKFVNEKYLPDVIEVAKGYKDYFDIGKFNDLLSYGLFEESDGDTYDQEHMLERGVYINGNLGKMDVSSITEAVKYSRYISQSNLHPSRGKTSPKPTKSGAYSWLKAPRYKGKATEVGPVARAVVAYMSGNKAVKKEVDGLLKIFNADISAVFSVLGRHACKALESKLICQRARVWLEELEAGGKPRNTYRIPDKGDGMGLTEAPRGALGHWITIKNKKIANYQCVVPTTWDCSPKDDKGRRGPVEVALIGTPIADPKNPIEAARVVRSYDPCIACAVHVIEGDRQISRFRVS, from the coding sequence ATGGCTAAAATACTAATAGACCCAATAAGCAGAATTGAGGGCCACCTGGCAATTGAAATAGATGTAAGAGGAGGCAAGGTAGTCGATGCAAAGTGCTTGGGCAATATGTTCAGGGGTTATGAGATGATTTTAAAAGGCAGAAATCCTGTTGACGCAATGCAGATTACTCAAAGGATCTGTGGCGTGTGCCCCATCTCTCACGGCATAGCCTCTGTAAAAAATTTGGACAGCGCCTTTGGTATAATTCCAAATAAAAACGGAAGGCTACTGCGAAATCTTACGCTTGCAGCAAACTACCTGCAGTCCCATATTCTCCATTTTTATCATCTGGCAGCACTGGATTTTGTTGATATTACTGCCCTATTGAGCTACGAAGGAAGCGACAAAAAGCTGAATTCCCTCAAGGCATGGGCCAAGATGGAGCTTGAAACAAAGAAGGGAAAACCAGATGAAATGACAGCAGTTGCCCCATTTTTGCCAAGATTTGAGCACGATACTTATATCAAGGATCAGGAGTTGAACATGACTGCAATCGCGCATTATGTGGAAGCCCTTGATTTAAGGATGAAGGCTCATCAAATGGTTACAATTTGGGGGGGCAAAGTTCCCCACACCATGGCGCTAGTCCCTGGAGGCATGACTCAAGTTCCAACAAAGGATAAGATTAAGCAATATGGAAAGATACTAGATGAAGTTGAAAAATTTGTAAATGAGAAATATTTGCCGGATGTAATAGAAGTTGCTAAAGGATACAAGGATTATTTTGACATAGGCAAGTTTAATGATCTCCTTTCCTATGGTTTATTTGAAGAGAGTGATGGAGATACATACGATCAAGAGCATATGTTGGAGAGGGGTGTTTACATCAATGGCAACCTTGGCAAAATGGATGTCTCCAGCATTACTGAAGCGGTGAAGTATTCGCGATATATCTCTCAGTCGAACCTACACCCTTCTAGGGGCAAAACTTCGCCAAAACCGACAAAATCCGGAGCATATTCATGGTTAAAGGCTCCCCGCTACAAAGGGAAAGCCACTGAGGTTGGTCCAGTGGCCAGAGCAGTTGTCGCATATATGTCCGGCAACAAGGCAGTCAAAAAGGAGGTTGACGGACTTTTGAAGATATTTAATGCCGACATCTCTGCCGTATTTTCGGTTCTTGGCAGACATGCATGCAAAGCATTAGAGAGCAAGTTAATCTGTCAAAGAGCAAGAGTATGGCTGGAAGAGCTTGAGGCAGGCGGTAAACCAAGAAACACCTACAGAATACCAGATAAGGGAGATGGAATGGGTTTAACTGAGGCTCCGCGAGGCGCTCTCGGTCACTGGATTACAATTAAGAATAAGAAGATTGCCAACTATCAATGTGTAGTGCCCACAACATGGGATTGCAGCCCTAAGGATGACAAGGGGAGAAGAGGGCCTGTTGAAGTGGCATTAATCGGCACACCGATTGCTGATCCGAAAAACCCTATTGAAGCAGCCCGTGTAGTCAGATCATATGATCCATGTATAGCTTGTGCGGTACATGTTATTGAGGGGGATAGGCAAATTTCAAGGTTCAGAGTCAGCTAA
- a CDS encoding hydrogenase small subunit has protein sequence MTINRREFLQLMGGTAAALSFSGVMLQGCKKAIEKAAPNTPVIWIQGQSCSGCSVSLLNTVDPDIPKLITEHISLNFHQTIGAATGDTLIDILHEAVNKNRNDFVLAIEGSIPTKHPLYSTLGAKGNHHIGFDEWMNKLGRNAKAVLAIGTCAAFGGIPAARGNVTGAMGVADFFKRTGIDKPVINIGGCPAHPDWIVGTIVYLILKGKIPKLDEYNRPTMYFGKTVHEQCENLSYYRKGVFAKDWGDKGCLYNLGCLGMDTGCDIPKRKWNNGANSCTGSGSGCIGCTEPVYPDTGKRGLYKHLQASVDEINRIQNPQIREAVIKLQENGGIING, from the coding sequence ATGACTATAAATAGACGAGAATTTTTACAATTGATGGGCGGCACTGCAGCAGCCTTAAGTTTCTCCGGAGTCATGTTACAGGGTTGCAAAAAGGCAATAGAGAAGGCTGCCCCCAATACGCCAGTAATATGGATACAGGGTCAATCCTGTTCAGGTTGTTCAGTATCGCTTCTCAATACTGTTGATCCTGACATACCAAAGCTTATCACAGAGCATATAAGCCTTAACTTCCATCAAACGATAGGCGCTGCGACAGGCGATACGCTAATCGATATTCTTCATGAAGCTGTTAATAAGAATAGAAATGACTTTGTTCTTGCAATAGAAGGAAGCATACCGACTAAACACCCTCTCTACAGCACACTTGGGGCAAAAGGTAATCATCATATTGGATTTGATGAATGGATGAATAAACTTGGCAGGAATGCAAAGGCTGTTCTCGCCATTGGCACCTGTGCAGCCTTTGGTGGAATACCTGCGGCCAGGGGCAATGTAACAGGCGCTATGGGAGTCGCTGATTTTTTCAAGAGAACCGGTATAGATAAGCCTGTAATAAATATTGGCGGATGCCCTGCCCATCCTGATTGGATAGTTGGAACTATAGTATATCTCATTCTGAAGGGGAAGATCCCCAAACTTGACGAATACAATCGACCAACGATGTATTTTGGGAAGACTGTACACGAACAATGCGAAAATCTTTCATATTACAGAAAGGGCGTATTCGCTAAGGATTGGGGTGATAAGGGATGTCTTTACAATCTCGGATGCCTCGGTATGGATACAGGCTGTGATATACCCAAGAGAAAGTGGAATAATGGAGCCAATTCCTGTACAGGCTCTGGCTCAGGATGTATTGGATGCACTGAGCCTGTTTATCCAGATACAGGGAAGCGGGGATTGTATAAACACCTTCAGGCAAGCGTTGACGAGATTAACAGAATTCAGAATCCGCAGATTCGTGAGGCTGTTATTAAACTTCAAGAGAATGGAGGTATAATCAATGGCTAA